The Nerophis lumbriciformis linkage group LG07, RoL_Nlum_v2.1, whole genome shotgun sequence genome window below encodes:
- the LOC133609413 gene encoding uncharacterized protein, with translation MGQRDWTEMSHKVSPSTLHKKEICTASHQESLGENESSEAIRQEVPPKKCSPVPEVTLCHASQMGLTRIKTKIIPFSSWLCRVLKHMLMCWTIHKAWRSESGTDPGEFVISEQINELEPPDPAPLEISACTSEYVFMPSPHNIFTHKVQLESPPVEQTSMTYTVTGYPHVGYSVHSRSRRTACLLPRSRSTSALRPEKSRSLTRSASLLDMFLKDFEHFTPDVTVGGKRETYRLQCFRAGRYQCTVTGLVFHMDGEGDVRYGIIPWDLSLLAQHHKKPAGPLFDIQCDKPSMRQLHLPHCEIPSMGGSSRLLVAHMSGEGMEVVTPQKTTDTHVIANISGFSAFGLMRSEDMPRLPIRALVLVFLISESPSVLNVLLVPENEVVDEVIRVRSRRNPNEGFVNTISECILVPEQLYVLTSPLGDLLRIQPSSATFYDDPRRNYMNSFQVLGIDNMDTIHLALREYDNPQGHVWHAEVPLRHAVQHHSGFTVEDLRNAWSGFVHRVSRPVLGTLVDRLFQERYLSECERDKMDQECDKRRKARDVLKKMINLNQQARKRFVTLLREEDPHFAATLGW, from the coding sequence ATGGGACAGAGAGATTGGACTGAGATGTCACACAAAGTATCCCCGTCGACGTTGCACAAGAAGGAAATATGCACCGCGAGCCACCAGGAGTCTTTAGGGGAAAACGAGTCGTCAGAGGCAATCCGTCAAGAAGTGCCGCCAAAGAAGTGTTCTCCTGTGCCGGAAGTCACACTCTGTCACGCGAGCCAAATGGGTTTGACCCGGATCAAAACGAAAATAATCCCGTTTTCCAGCTGGCTTTGCAGGGTGCTTAAACATATGCTGATGTGCTGGACCATCCACAAGGCATGGCGCTCTGAGTCAGGTACCGATCCAGGAGAGTTTGTTATCTCAGAGCAGATCAACGAACTAGAGCCGCCTGACCCAGCGCCACTTGAAATATCCGCCTGCACCTCAGAATATGTTTTCATGCCTTCTCCACACAACATCTTCACACACAAGGTCCAGTTGGAAAGTCCACCAGTGGAGCAGACCTCAATGACCTACACCGTTACAGGCTATCCTCACGTGGGCTACTCGGTCCATAGTCGATCCAGAAGAACCGCCTGCCTCTTGCCTCGTTCTCGCAGCACCTCTGCGCTCAGACCAGAGAAGAGCAGAAGCTTGACCCGATCTGCCAGCTTGCTCGACATGTTCCTCAAGGATTTTGAGCACTTTACGCCTGACGTCACCGTGGGGGGAAAGAGGGAAACCTACCGGCTGCAATGCTTCAGGGCCGGCAGGTACCAGTGCACAGTGACGGGCCTGGTGTTTCACATGGATGGAGAGGGGGATGTGCGTTACGGGATCATCCCATGGGACCTAAGCCTACTGGCCCAGCACCACAAAAAACCAGCGGGACCGCTCTTTGACATCCAGTGTGACAAGCCGTCCATGCGGCAGCTTCACCTGCCGCATTGTGAGATCCCATCCATGGGCGGAAGCAGCCGTTTGTTAGTGGCTCACATGAGCGGCGAGGGCATGGAGGTAGTCACACCTCAGAAGACCACCGACACTCACGTCATTGCCAACATCTCAGGCTTTTCGGCTTTTGGGCTCATGAGAAGTGAAGATATGCCTCGCCTCCCGATTCGAGCGTTGGTGCTAGTCTTCCTCATTTCCGAATCACCGTCCGTCTTAAATGTGCTGTTAGTGCCAGAGAACGAGGTGGTGGATGAAGTGATTCGTGTTCGCAGCAGACGCAATCCCAACGAGGGCTTTGTCAACACCATCTCAGAATGCATCCTAGTCCCAGAGCAGCTGTACGTGCTGACCAGCCCGCTAGGAGACTTGCTGCGAATTCAACCAAGTAGCGCGACTTTTTACGATGATCCTCGCAGGAACTACATGAATTCATTCCAAGTACTTGGAATAGACAACATGGACACGATTCATCTCGCTCTGAGGGAATATGACAACCCCCAAGGCCACGTCTGGCACGCCGAGGTTCCTTTGAGGCACGCAGTCCAGCACCATAGCGGTTTTACTGTTGAAGACCTGAGAAACGCTTGGTCCGGCTTTGTCCACCGAGTATCACGACCGGTCCTCGGGACTCTGGTGGACCGTCTGTTTCAGGAAAGATACCTAAGCGAATGTGAAAGAGACAAAATGGACCAAGAATGCGACAAAAGGCGGAAGGCCCGTGACGtcttaaaaaaaatgattaaccTCAACCAACAGGCTCGTAAACGCTTCGTTACTTTACTTCGTGAAGAAGATCCTCATTTTGCGGCTACTCTTGGCTGGTGA